A stretch of the uncultured Desulfobacter sp. genome encodes the following:
- a CDS encoding multidrug effflux MFS transporter, giving the protein MNHTIIAGKNSQAMSNILFMSILGALMAFTSLSTDIYLPAMPAMAKELNGDAELTITGFLIGFTFAQLIWGPISDSIGRKIPLFIGMLVFAVGAAGCAMSHSIRQIVLWRVVQAFGACTGPMLARAMIRDLYSRTKGAQMLSTLMIIMAIAPIIGPLLGGQIIRVSSWHSIFWLLTAIGTLMFISLFRLPETLSMEKRLPASIGKAFVNYWRLTKHRVFMRYTLCVTFYYVAAYAFIAGSPKIYISYFGVDPQHYGWLFAVNIVGVMILSFLNRNLVIRFSLHRLLKVATTVSLIAIVTLTLFVRADLGGIYIIVGMVFIFFSMNGIVAAAATAAALDEVPQIAGSASAFIGALQYGSGIVSSLLIAMFSKGTPWTMTWVMLLFTAASFLVVAGRERK; this is encoded by the coding sequence ATGAACCACACAATAATTGCCGGGAAAAACAGCCAGGCCATGTCTAATATCCTGTTTATGTCAATTCTCGGGGCATTGATGGCATTTACCTCATTGTCAACGGACATTTATCTTCCGGCAATGCCGGCCATGGCAAAGGAGTTAAACGGTGATGCCGAACTTACAATCACCGGTTTTTTAATCGGATTCACATTTGCCCAGCTCATCTGGGGGCCCATCAGTGATAGTATCGGTCGAAAAATCCCACTGTTTATCGGGATGCTGGTTTTTGCCGTCGGTGCTGCCGGATGCGCCATGTCCCACTCTATCAGGCAGATTGTTTTATGGCGGGTGGTTCAGGCATTTGGCGCATGCACAGGCCCCATGCTGGCGAGGGCAATGATCCGGGACCTGTATTCGCGTACCAAAGGCGCCCAGATGTTATCCACATTAATGATTATCATGGCCATAGCCCCGATTATCGGCCCGCTGCTCGGTGGTCAGATCATTCGTGTGAGCAGCTGGCACAGCATCTTTTGGCTTCTCACGGCGATCGGCACACTGATGTTTATATCCTTATTCCGGCTGCCTGAAACATTATCCATGGAAAAACGGTTGCCCGCCTCCATCGGCAAGGCGTTTGTCAACTACTGGCGTCTGACCAAGCATCGGGTCTTCATGCGTTATACATTATGTGTCACCTTTTACTATGTTGCCGCGTACGCCTTTATTGCGGGATCACCAAAGATATATATTTCTTATTTCGGCGTTGACCCTCAACATTATGGCTGGCTGTTTGCCGTCAATATTGTGGGAGTCATGATCCTAAGTTTTCTCAACCGCAATTTGGTAATCCGCTTTTCCCTGCATCGGTTGTTGAAAGTCGCCACAACTGTTTCTCTCATAGCGATCGTTACATTGACACTATTTGTCAGGGCGGACTTGGGCGGTATATATATCATTGTAGGGATGGTGTTCATATTTTTTTCCATGAACGGCATTGTCGCTGCCGCCGCAACCGCTGCGGCATTAGACGAAGTGCCCCAGATAGCCGGTTCCGCGTCAGCATTTATAGGCGCGCTGCAGTATGGAAGCGGTATAGTCTCATCTTTGCTGATTGCCATGTTCAGCAAGGGTACACCGTGGACCATGACATGGGTTATGTTACTATTTACAGCCGCATCCTTTCTCGTTGTGGCCGGAAGGGAGCGGAAATGA
- a CDS encoding DsrE family protein encodes MGKDQLNILWTNADPVTSELMVFMYACNAKKRGWWENVQVIIWGATAGLVAKDLHIQQLVLDAQKDGVTFSACIACADRLQATETLQELGVEVKSWGGPLTEIIKTGEHLITV; translated from the coding sequence ATGGGAAAAGATCAATTAAATATTTTGTGGACCAATGCAGATCCGGTAACATCTGAGCTAATGGTTTTTATGTATGCCTGTAACGCTAAAAAAAGAGGTTGGTGGGAAAATGTTCAGGTCATTATTTGGGGCGCAACTGCAGGTCTTGTGGCCAAGGATCTACACATCCAACAGTTGGTCCTGGATGCACAAAAAGACGGTGTGACTTTCAGCGCATGTATTGCCTGTGCCGACCGATTACAGGCAACCGAAACACTTCAGGAGTTAGGGGTTGAAGTTAAATCTTGGGGGGGACCATTAACAGAAATCATTAAAACAGGCGAGCACTTGATCACAGTATGA
- the fdnG gene encoding formate dehydrogenase-N subunit alpha: protein MDLTRRNFVKLTSAAVAGLTAAPVFTGLGCSTVSKSADRAKQLNPKWTKQTTSICAFCSVGCGLLVNTDLETKRAVNVEGDPDHPINQGALCAKGAATIQMTENPKRTLTCLYREPYGKEFIPKDWDWCKKRIARLIKASRDKSFEVKNDKGQEVNRTMGIASLGSAAIDNEECLAMHSFTRSLGLVYIEHQARIUHSATVAALGETFGRGAMTNHWIDLKNSDCILIMGSNAAENHPISFKWALKAQQKGAKIIHVDPRFTRTSAKADTYMALRSGTDIAVLGGLIRYILENENYFLPYVTEYTNASFILGEDYEFKDGVFSGFNEQTRVYDKATWAFEEDENGVPKRDKTLTHPRCVLNVMKAHYNRYTLDKVSAISGLSKNDLLDFYQTYAATGKRGKSGTIMYAMGWTQHSVGVQNIRAMAMIQLLLGNIGVAGGGVNALRGECNVQGSTDYALLFHILPGYIKTPVAGLDTLAAYNKAFTPKSNDPESANWWQNYPKYSASLIKAMYSDDKVEDAYRYLPKLDSLSSDKYSWIPLIHRMWEGKFSGALIWGMNPACSGPDSVKTREAIGKLDWMVNVNLFQCETSDFWKGPGMDPEKVKTETFYIPCASAIEKEGSVSNSGRWSQWRYQGPEAPKGILSDGHYFHELWEEVAKLYEKEGGAFPEPITRLSFNNMCKKDAHGHYHFSADQTAKLVNGWFTRDVTVKGKSFKKGQQVPSFAYLTDDGSTTSGNWLYCNSYTDAGNMAQRRDPSQTEDQARIGLYPNWTWCWPVNRRILYNRASVDLQGKPWNKDKAVIAWDGKSWKGDVPDGGWAPGARHPFIMHKEGFGQLFGPGRADGPLPEHYEPLECPVHNQPFSSQLNNPVAIEVGNEKKAACDPKFPFVASTYRVTEHWQTGSMTRWMSWLVEAEPQMYVEISPQLAKLRGIENGERVMVESVRGSLWAIAMVTERIQTFNIEGNEVHMVGMPWHYGWVAPLNGGDSANIVTPNVGDPNTGIPEYKAFMVNLRKCKEGDKI, encoded by the coding sequence ATGGACTTAACCCGTAGAAATTTTGTGAAACTGACCTCTGCAGCAGTTGCAGGGCTTACAGCGGCGCCGGTATTTACCGGCCTGGGCTGCTCAACTGTTTCAAAGTCTGCAGATCGTGCCAAACAACTGAATCCTAAATGGACGAAACAAACCACGTCCATCTGTGCTTTTTGCTCTGTGGGATGCGGTCTTCTGGTAAACACGGACCTTGAAACAAAGCGGGCTGTCAACGTTGAAGGTGACCCTGATCATCCCATCAACCAGGGCGCATTATGTGCCAAAGGTGCGGCCACTATCCAGATGACTGAGAACCCCAAACGGACCCTGACCTGCCTCTACAGGGAACCCTATGGAAAAGAGTTTATCCCTAAGGACTGGGATTGGTGTAAAAAACGCATTGCCCGTCTGATCAAAGCCTCCCGGGATAAATCCTTTGAGGTGAAAAACGATAAAGGCCAGGAAGTCAACCGGACAATGGGAATTGCCTCTTTGGGCTCTGCCGCCATTGACAACGAAGAGTGTCTGGCTATGCACAGCTTTACCCGGTCTTTGGGACTTGTCTATATTGAACATCAGGCCAGGATCTGACATAGCGCAACTGTAGCGGCTCTGGGAGAGACGTTTGGACGCGGTGCTATGACCAATCACTGGATTGATTTGAAAAACAGTGACTGTATTTTAATTATGGGCAGCAATGCTGCCGAAAATCATCCGATTTCCTTTAAATGGGCCCTTAAGGCTCAGCAGAAAGGGGCTAAAATTATCCATGTGGATCCTCGATTCACAAGAACTTCAGCCAAGGCCGATACATATATGGCCCTGCGTTCCGGAACGGACATTGCCGTTCTGGGCGGCTTGATTCGTTACATTCTTGAAAATGAGAACTATTTTCTTCCCTATGTAACCGAATATACAAATGCCTCTTTTATCCTGGGTGAGGATTATGAGTTTAAAGATGGTGTTTTCAGTGGTTTCAACGAACAGACAAGGGTCTATGACAAAGCCACATGGGCATTTGAAGAAGATGAGAACGGTGTCCCCAAACGGGATAAAACACTGACGCATCCCCGGTGTGTGTTGAACGTAATGAAAGCACACTACAACCGGTATACCCTTGATAAGGTATCTGCCATATCCGGCCTGTCCAAAAATGATCTGCTTGATTTTTATCAGACCTATGCGGCCACCGGTAAACGGGGAAAATCAGGTACCATCATGTACGCCATGGGCTGGACCCAGCACTCTGTGGGCGTTCAGAATATTCGCGCCATGGCCATGATCCAGCTGCTTTTGGGTAACATTGGCGTGGCCGGCGGCGGTGTTAATGCGTTACGCGGTGAATGTAATGTGCAGGGATCCACGGACTATGCCCTGCTTTTCCATATTCTGCCCGGTTATATCAAAACACCGGTGGCAGGACTGGATACCCTGGCGGCGTATAACAAGGCATTTACGCCGAAAAGCAATGACCCCGAAAGTGCCAACTGGTGGCAGAATTATCCTAAATACTCGGCCAGTTTGATCAAGGCCATGTATTCGGATGATAAGGTCGAGGATGCGTACCGGTATCTTCCCAAGTTGGACAGCTTATCTTCGGATAAATACTCCTGGATTCCCCTGATCCATCGTATGTGGGAAGGCAAATTTTCAGGGGCGTTGATCTGGGGAATGAATCCCGCCTGTTCAGGTCCTGATTCTGTTAAAACCCGTGAGGCCATCGGTAAACTTGACTGGATGGTCAATGTAAACCTTTTCCAGTGTGAAACCAGCGATTTCTGGAAAGGGCCGGGAATGGATCCGGAAAAAGTCAAAACAGAGACCTTTTATATCCCCTGCGCGTCAGCCATTGAAAAAGAAGGATCGGTCTCCAACTCCGGCCGATGGAGTCAGTGGCGGTATCAGGGGCCCGAGGCGCCCAAAGGGATTCTCTCGGATGGACACTACTTCCATGAATTGTGGGAAGAGGTTGCCAAGCTTTATGAGAAAGAGGGCGGGGCATTTCCTGAACCCATCACCCGTTTAAGCTTCAACAATATGTGCAAAAAGGACGCCCACGGTCATTACCATTTCAGTGCGGATCAGACGGCTAAGCTTGTCAACGGCTGGTTTACCCGGGATGTGACCGTAAAGGGGAAATCGTTTAAAAAAGGACAGCAGGTTCCCTCTTTTGCTTATCTGACGGATGACGGTTCCACCACATCGGGCAACTGGCTCTATTGCAACTCTTACACGGATGCCGGGAATATGGCCCAGAGACGCGATCCTTCCCAGACAGAAGATCAGGCGCGCATCGGTCTTTATCCCAATTGGACCTGGTGCTGGCCGGTTAACCGAAGAATTTTATACAACCGCGCCTCTGTTGATCTTCAAGGAAAGCCCTGGAACAAGGATAAGGCTGTTATTGCATGGGATGGAAAATCCTGGAAGGGTGATGTCCCGGACGGCGGATGGGCACCGGGTGCACGGCATCCCTTTATTATGCACAAAGAAGGTTTTGGACAGCTGTTTGGACCGGGGCGTGCGGACGGACCTTTGCCGGAGCATTATGAACCCCTGGAGTGTCCTGTTCATAACCAACCCTTCTCTTCTCAGCTCAACAATCCCGTCGCCATAGAGGTGGGCAACGAGAAAAAGGCCGCATGCGATCCAAAGTTCCCCTTTGTAGCCAGTACCTATCGGGTAACCGAACACTGGCAGACCGGCTCCATGACCCGGTGGATGTCATGGCTTGTGGAAGCTGAGCCCCAGATGTATGTGGAGATCAGCCCCCAGCTGGCCAAACTCCGGGGGATTGAAAATGGGGAGCGGGTCATGGTTGAAAGTGTTCGCGGTTCTTTATGGGCCATCGCCATGGTGACCGAGCGTATTCAGACGTTCAACATTGAGGGCAATGAAGTCCACATGGTGGGCATGCCCTGGCATTATGGATGGGTTGCACCCTTGAATGGCGGTGATTCAGCCAATATTGTGACCCCCAACGTGGGTGATCCCAATACAGGTATTCCCGAGTATAAGGCCTTTATGGTTAACCTGCGCAAGTGTAAAGAGGGAGATAAAATATGA
- a CDS encoding DNA topoisomerase, translating into MARERHFSAARAEADWLVDMNVSRLFTVKTGGGADHGGRVQSPVLKLLVDRWASIEHFTPQNYWTIEGTFTHELDEFKGTWFAPPKCKENKVWEAPSAEELAARCTGKNGFVESVTSTKGRQRPPLPFDLTTLQREANIRFGLSAKQTLQIAQELYETQKALTYPRTDSKYLTTEVYAEAGHQR; encoded by the coding sequence ATCGCCAGAGAACGCCATTTTTCGGCTGCTCGGGCCGAGGCAGATTGGCTGGTGGATATGAATGTTTCAAGGCTATTCACTGTCAAGACGGGGGGGGGAGCTGATCACGGTGGCAGAGTACAGAGCCCGGTCTTGAAGCTGCTTGTAGACCGCTGGGCATCCATCGAACATTTCACCCCTCAGAACTACTGGACCATAGAAGGCACCTTTACTCACGAGCTCGACGAATTCAAAGGCACCTGGTTCGCTCCGCCAAAATGCAAAGAAAACAAGGTATGGGAAGCCCCTTCGGCTGAGGAACTGGCCGCCCGCTGTACTGGCAAAAACGGGTTTGTGGAATCCGTAACCAGTACCAAGGGACGTCAGCGGCCTCCCCTACCCTTTGATCTCACCACCCTGCAACGCGAGGCCAATATACGCTTCGGCCTTTCCGCCAAACAAACCCTACAGATTGCTCAGGAACTATACGAAACACAAAAGGCCCTCACCTACCCCAGGACCGATTCCAAATATCTGACAACCGAAGTATATGCTGAAGCTGGCCACCAAAGATGA
- a CDS encoding flavodoxin family protein: protein MVQVLGISGSPVKNSNTDRLIQAILKHTGLETEFVKLSSLRVQPCRACLGCASDNICKVRDDFQGLVPKIESVQALVVGGYSPYGSLDGFTKSFLERLFSLRHQKGLNRGKFAVTVITGNGRGAVGIDEASRQLKTALMHEGMEVFDQLKVTGNVKCVYCGYIDECPMSALPRLFNG, encoded by the coding sequence ATGGTGCAGGTTTTAGGCATTTCAGGCAGCCCCGTAAAAAATTCAAATACTGATCGTTTGATTCAAGCCATTTTAAAACATACGGGCCTTGAAACCGAATTTGTTAAATTATCAAGCTTACGCGTACAGCCCTGTCGAGCATGTCTCGGATGCGCAAGTGATAATATTTGTAAGGTCAGAGACGATTTTCAGGGCCTTGTTCCTAAAATCGAATCAGTTCAGGCACTTGTTGTTGGAGGATATTCACCTTACGGATCTTTAGACGGATTTACTAAATCTTTTTTAGAGCGGTTATTTTCCCTTCGCCACCAAAAAGGTTTGAACCGGGGTAAATTCGCAGTGACAGTGATTACCGGTAATGGGAGGGGTGCTGTCGGAATTGACGAGGCAAGTCGCCAGTTAAAAACAGCGTTAATGCATGAAGGTATGGAAGTATTTGATCAGCTTAAAGTAACGGGTAATGTCAAGTGTGTCTACTGCGGGTATATTGATGAGTGTCCCATGAGTGCCCTGCCCAGACTTTTTAACGGATAA
- a CDS encoding DUF2293 domain-containing protein, whose amino-acid sequence MVHQHLSVSPGPTEGTLYSESGEKLTPPEGWAFLPAGDAAITRRVKSKSPVWVVQVKYRRRMISKGIWAPADNILVAKQEVAAKRSTPAYANERKRKLARRQAKQTAYTQEFNDEVIKFLNFHPRYEKEARRLGKIITAHATPVGSGTVARTQRIPINKRAEAAVIAWMRHKTTAYDSMKIPRVKGKRREARRFLAKKSIEVLETYRHGQDQKEDCPLKQALAKDHNF is encoded by the coding sequence ATGGTACATCAGCATTTAAGTGTTTCTCCTGGGCCTACAGAAGGAACACTATATTCTGAATCAGGGGAAAAACTGACACCGCCTGAAGGGTGGGCTTTTTTGCCCGCAGGGGATGCCGCGATTACGAGGCGAGTAAAATCAAAGAGCCCCGTATGGGTGGTCCAGGTAAAATACCGCAGACGGATGATTTCAAAAGGTATATGGGCTCCCGCAGACAATATCCTGGTCGCAAAACAGGAAGTGGCTGCTAAGAGGTCAACACCGGCCTATGCTAATGAGCGGAAGCGGAAACTGGCACGAAGACAGGCCAAGCAAACTGCCTATACGCAGGAATTTAATGATGAGGTCATCAAGTTTTTGAATTTCCACCCCAGGTATGAAAAAGAGGCACGACGCCTTGGAAAAATCATAACCGCCCACGCAACTCCTGTGGGTAGCGGAACCGTTGCAAGAACCCAGCGTATTCCTATTAATAAAAGAGCTGAAGCAGCTGTAATTGCATGGATGCGACATAAGACCACTGCATATGATTCAATGAAAATTCCACGTGTAAAGGGAAAGCGAAGAGAGGCACGAAGATTCCTTGCCAAAAAATCAATAGAAGTGTTGGAAACATATCGTCATGGCCAGGACCAAAAAGAGGATTGTCCCCTGAAACAGGCATTGGCAAAAGATCATAATTTTTGA
- a CDS encoding S1-like domain-containing RNA-binding protein, which translates to MSASAYTPPWKQAEKKRAASQKRSSSRQSHPFLAQDPKAVVGQFHDLPVENLSDYGVYLSFGRDRVLLPNKYVPEGVAVGQIIRVFVHTDSEDRPVATTLTPAGVVGDIVGLKVRDTAAFGIFMDWGLEKDLLVPRSEQEDRMEPGETHLVKICLDKSSHRIFGSTLTAGFCDGDARDLAAGQEVDLIIHSISPIGYTAVINRSRTGLLYKTETFEDLAVGDTRKGYVLRIREDGKVDLTLKQPGYASVEGSAEKIIAVLSANGGASPCHDKSRPEEIQAAFSMSKKEFKRAVGKLYKAGRIALLRSDGIRLIS; encoded by the coding sequence ATGTCAGCGTCAGCATATACCCCCCCTTGGAAACAGGCAGAAAAAAAACGTGCAGCCAGTCAGAAACGTTCCTCGTCCAGGCAATCCCATCCCTTTCTGGCCCAGGATCCCAAGGCGGTCGTGGGCCAGTTCCACGATCTGCCCGTTGAAAACCTCTCGGATTACGGGGTCTATCTGAGCTTTGGCCGTGACAGGGTTCTCCTCCCCAATAAGTACGTGCCAGAAGGCGTTGCCGTCGGGCAGATCATCCGCGTCTTTGTTCATACCGATTCCGAGGACCGGCCCGTGGCCACGACCCTGACCCCGGCCGGAGTGGTGGGGGATATCGTGGGACTGAAGGTCCGGGATACGGCGGCCTTTGGCATCTTCATGGACTGGGGCCTTGAAAAGGACCTGCTGGTTCCCCGAAGCGAACAGGAAGACCGGATGGAACCCGGGGAAACCCACCTGGTTAAGATTTGCCTGGACAAGTCTTCCCACAGGATCTTTGGCTCCACCCTGACGGCAGGATTCTGCGACGGGGACGCCCGGGATCTGGCAGCGGGGCAGGAGGTGGATCTCATCATCCACAGCATCAGCCCCATCGGCTATACCGCCGTTATCAACCGTTCCCGCACAGGACTGCTCTATAAAACCGAGACGTTTGAAGACCTGGCCGTGGGCGACACACGCAAAGGATACGTCCTGCGGATCCGGGAGGACGGCAAGGTGGACCTGACCCTCAAACAGCCGGGCTATGCCTCGGTGGAAGGATCGGCCGAAAAAATAATAGCGGTCCTTTCTGCCAATGGCGGCGCCAGCCCCTGCCATGACAAGAGCCGGCCCGAAGAGATCCAGGCCGCCTTTTCCATGAGCAAAAAGGAGTTCAAGCGGGCCGTGGGCAAGTTATACAAAGCGGGCCGGATTGCGCTGCTCAGAAGCGACGGGATCCGCCTCATATCCTGA
- a CDS encoding TetR/AcrR family transcriptional regulator has translation MAKAQFNRAAIIEKAIELFWEKGFSATSMQQVVAATGLKPGSIYYSFGNKEALFKEALERYSQNRKTQIRKTLENAPSIEQGLCILLYRFVQEAAEQNFRSCFLVKTQLELASAKNDLHSVAAAKLAEIESLFYQYLIKSYDTVESHRYATSIMFHILGMRIYGYQENPAKRMQQALHDGLPWLPWP, from the coding sequence ATGGCCAAAGCACAGTTTAACAGGGCGGCAATCATTGAAAAAGCCATTGAACTGTTCTGGGAAAAAGGATTCAGCGCCACATCAATGCAGCAAGTTGTGGCTGCAACGGGGTTGAAGCCAGGGTCTATTTACTATTCTTTTGGTAACAAAGAAGCCTTGTTCAAGGAAGCTCTTGAAAGATATTCCCAAAATAGAAAAACACAAATTCGAAAAACTTTGGAAAATGCACCGAGTATTGAACAAGGATTATGTATTTTGCTATATCGATTTGTGCAAGAGGCTGCTGAACAAAACTTCCGTAGCTGTTTTCTTGTTAAAACACAACTTGAATTGGCCAGTGCAAAAAATGACCTTCATAGCGTAGCCGCTGCCAAACTGGCTGAAATAGAGTCCTTATTTTACCAATATTTGATAAAGTCTTATGATACAGTTGAGAGTCACCGATACGCAACCAGCATTATGTTTCATATTTTAGGTATGAGGATTTACGGGTACCAGGAAAACCCAGCAAAGCGAATGCAGCAGGCATTGCATGATGGACTTCCTTGGCTTCCTTGGCCATGA
- a CDS encoding formate dehydrogenase accessory protein FdhE, with product METLSQTRIILSTMERLDSREHLPADLSALLGKTALLQAENTGGLQLDLSGIPLSQVPVCSPLDFPLDMKNFKVLTARIMAAILDARDIMPPSLVDAVVQLHGAVEKKALSFEQAWNEIQNRFAGDDFSGPVLKQWENQTPDAPSALPFLVMAAAAPSLQAAGGALSEAKGIDPEQIHTSGACPVCGSPPYMLELRGKEGKRFAHCSFCRFTYRIRRMACACCNIDKADQLTGFTAEGEAGFRVETCAQCNTYIKTIDFRELDRETFAPLNDLESLPLDMLAANHGYKRMALSVWCI from the coding sequence ATGGAAACGTTAAGCCAAACAAGAATCATCCTCAGCACCATGGAGCGATTGGATTCCCGGGAGCATCTGCCTGCTGATCTCTCAGCGCTTTTGGGAAAAACAGCCCTGCTCCAGGCAGAAAACACAGGCGGCCTTCAGCTTGATTTATCAGGTATCCCTCTTTCACAAGTTCCGGTCTGTTCTCCCTTGGATTTCCCCCTGGATATGAAAAATTTTAAAGTCCTGACTGCCCGGATCATGGCGGCGATCCTTGACGCCAGGGATATCATGCCCCCTTCTCTGGTTGATGCTGTGGTTCAGCTTCACGGGGCTGTTGAAAAAAAGGCCCTTTCGTTTGAACAGGCCTGGAACGAGATCCAGAACCGTTTTGCCGGCGATGATTTTTCAGGGCCTGTTTTAAAACAATGGGAAAATCAGACCCCTGACGCACCGTCTGCCCTGCCCTTTCTTGTCATGGCCGCTGCTGCGCCAAGTCTTCAAGCCGCAGGAGGCGCCCTATCCGAGGCCAAAGGGATTGATCCAGAGCAGATCCATACCAGCGGCGCCTGTCCCGTGTGCGGCAGTCCGCCATATATGTTGGAACTTCGGGGAAAAGAGGGGAAAAGATTTGCCCACTGCTCCTTTTGCAGGTTCACCTACCGAATCAGACGAATGGCCTGTGCCTGCTGCAACATTGACAAAGCGGATCAATTAACCGGCTTTACGGCAGAAGGCGAAGCCGGGTTCCGGGTGGAGACCTGCGCCCAGTGCAATACCTATATAAAAACAATTGATTTTCGGGAACTTGACCGAGAAACTTTTGCCCCACTGAATGACCTTGAATCCCTGCCCCTGGACATGCTTGCCGCAAATCACGGCTATAAGCGCATGGCTTTGTCGGTATGGTGCATTTAA
- a CDS encoding HU family DNA-binding protein — protein MNKLELIQAIKDRTGLTKQESTDMVKLFFDSLTETMVKGDRIEIRGLCSFFIKEYACYTGRNPKTGKTVMVPAKRLPFFKPGKELKERVDYPNSKRSSHKLK, from the coding sequence ATGAACAAACTTGAACTAATTCAGGCAATCAAAGATAGAACAGGGCTGACCAAACAGGAATCCACAGACATGGTGAAGCTGTTTTTCGATAGCCTCACTGAGACAATGGTTAAAGGTGACCGGATTGAGATTCGGGGACTGTGTTCTTTTTTCATCAAAGAATACGCCTGCTACACTGGCAGAAATCCCAAGACTGGGAAAACAGTTATGGTTCCCGCAAAAAGGCTCCCTTTCTTCAAGCCAGGAAAAGAATTGAAGGAGAGGGTCGATTATCCCAATTCAAAACGGTCTTCTCATAAACTTAAATGA
- a CDS encoding ISAs1 family transposase, translated as MGKNNINKYFETIEDHRHHNKLHKLIDVIIIAICGVVAGADTYEQIENFGKKRKRWLSKFLELPYGIPSHDTFDRIFERMNPQEFQNSFKNWIASVAKQTKGQVVAIDGKTLRRSHNRSEDKKAIHMISAWATANQVVLGQLKTEEKSNEITAIPYLLKLLDLSGCIVTIDAMGTQKKIAETIIDSNCDYILALKENHKTLYENTVRFFDHMNNMKEEGYCFDEYETVDGGHGRIETRRNVITRDIDWLDDKENWPGLKSLGMVESTRNVNGEVSCDRRYYISSLDCTAQVFGTSVRSHWGIENSLHWVLDIAFREDESRIRKGFGPENFAAIRHIALNLLKENKSFKGSIKSKRLNAAMDTQYLEDVMFA; from the coding sequence ATGGGTAAAAACAACATAAATAAATACTTTGAGACGATTGAAGATCATAGGCACCACAACAAGCTCCATAAATTAATTGATGTGATTATTATTGCAATATGTGGCGTTGTCGCAGGGGCCGATACCTACGAACAAATTGAAAATTTTGGAAAAAAGCGAAAGAGATGGCTTTCAAAATTCCTGGAATTGCCATATGGGATCCCATCACATGATACCTTTGACCGAATTTTTGAAAGGATGAACCCACAAGAATTTCAAAATAGTTTCAAAAACTGGATTGCCTCTGTAGCCAAACAAACCAAAGGCCAGGTTGTGGCGATAGACGGAAAAACCCTGAGACGCTCTCATAACAGATCTGAGGATAAAAAAGCCATCCATATGATTAGTGCCTGGGCAACTGCAAATCAGGTAGTTCTCGGGCAACTAAAAACGGAAGAAAAATCCAATGAAATAACCGCCATTCCCTATCTTTTAAAGTTGCTTGATCTATCCGGTTGCATAGTCACCATTGATGCCATGGGGACACAGAAAAAAATTGCGGAAACCATAATTGACAGTAATTGTGACTACATTCTGGCATTAAAAGAAAACCACAAGACCCTTTATGAAAATACAGTCCGTTTTTTTGACCACATGAACAATATGAAAGAAGAGGGATACTGTTTCGATGAATATGAAACAGTAGATGGTGGGCATGGACGCATTGAGACCCGTAGGAATGTCATAACCCGTGATATTGATTGGCTTGATGACAAAGAAAATTGGCCTGGTTTAAAATCTTTGGGGATGGTTGAAAGCACCCGGAATGTTAACGGGGAAGTAAGTTGTGACAGGCGTTATTATATATCCAGTCTTGATTGTACTGCGCAGGTATTTGGAACTTCTGTCAGAAGTCATTGGGGAATTGAGAATTCACTTCACTGGGTATTGGATATCGCTTTCCGGGAAGATGAGAGCAGGATACGGAAAGGATTCGGGCCGGAGAACTTTGCGGCAATTCGGCATATTGCCTTAAATCTGCTTAAAGAAAATAAAAGTTTTAAAGGGAGCATCAAGTCAAAAAGATTGAATGCGGCAATGGATACACAGTATTTGGAGGACGTGATGTTTGCATGA